The sequence below is a genomic window from Hippocampus zosterae strain Florida chromosome 7, ASM2543408v3, whole genome shotgun sequence.
TTCCAAGAGTAGTGCACACAAACGCGCGCACACCGAGATGAGGTTTCACTTTGCCTTTGAAAGCGCTGCGCAAAGGCcatcttttcatgtttttttttttgttccccacgTTGCGAATGCGTAAATAGCTTTCCTTCTGCGTGTGTGACGATGTCCTCTTATCAGTGCAGTAAATGCCAGCACGGTGAATAGCCCGTTTGGTCTGAGCCAAACGAAGCAAtgaaaaaaacgtttgaaaGCATCGCCGTGACGTCACATCGCTCGTCTTTGATCGGACGATCGCCTTCGCTTCAACCAGCAAAATGAGCTCACATGTCCATCCGTCCCAAAGTCACATCAACCACATCATACACGTCATTGACGAGGCCCCAGAACTATTTTTGATTTGATTACTACGTcaactacagtgatccctcgcgatttcgcggttcgtttatcgccgCTTCGGTGCATCTcaaattttttcaaacatattcattaaaaaaaaaaatcatatacatggagtgctgtactgtatatgttgctctatgtgactcgctgttgctTTGCAGTTTCTCGTGGACCGTTTGCGGTCTACTTCGTGGATTTTTGTTtagcgcgggtggttttggtccccattaaccacgataaacgagggattactgtatattgaaAAAGTCGAGGAGATGATAAAAGCTCATATTGTGATTTTCGATTAAATGTTTCAGTCTAAAGTTAACATATTGTGTCCGGTGCACCCAAATTCTGCTCATGATTAGTGAGTATAACAAATGAGTTGATTGGGATTTTGAGTGGGTGGGCTGAGCTCGACACGGCACGGCGTGTTGACAGGAAGCCATGTGACAAGTCCGGCTTTGTGAAGATTGTTTATTAACAAGATTCAGATGAAACAAGGTGATACTTGAAAGGTCACAGCGGGAAGGACAGAGAGGAGCGGGCGGTGCCGTGGGCGAGCCACACCCTGTGGGGGGACGCCATGAAATGACATCGTTGCGCCACAACGCATcggtcggcttttttttttttttttttttacatcggcCTTCTTTATCTTACTTTGTTGTGGATGTCAGCTTTAAGTCATTCCCTGCCAGCCACATATTAACATTTTTGACAGTTCTTGTGTTCAAtgattatatacagtatatcgcaAATCTACCAAATGAAAGGAGTGACTCTCTCCTTTCACCAAAGAACAGCTTGAGTCTGCATTTCTCCGTTCTTTCAACAATAGGTTGTACAaaatgcagccttttttttcgAGCGGACTTCCAACCTGTGCAGATGTCATGGCTATTATGGGGCATCCGCGCCATCGACTGACGGTTGCTCATCACTTTAAGTTGTTTCCGTGTTTGATGCAGCGGAGCAGCATCAGATGTGCCTCCACCCATCCCGattgaaaacaatcaaaaaaacaaaaaaaacaagaattgaCAAGCATAcccgtcaatggcagtgaatgactTTTAACTGCTATCCGTTAGCCTGCTAGCTAGATAACAGAAGACTATTGTGTGGGGAAAGAGTCGTGAAGTGTTGCAAAATGTTCTAAAATGATGTCGGGAGTTGTGATGCGTTTGGTGCGCTGGCATTGtcgcgggtggggggtggggatgggggtcCACGCGGGCGTTCAGTAGCAGCGCAGGAAGAAAGTGTTGCACGCCGTCCCTCGCAGGCAGTCGCACAGCCGTCCGATTCGGGGGCCGTGTTTCATGGCGCAGCGCTCGCCCACGTCGCACTGACGCacgacatgcacacaaacagacaaatcACCTTGAATACAAAATGAATGCACGCGCAAGGAGCATGGAGTAATTGCCCTTAAAAACAAACGTCATGAATTGTACGGTGTGCATCCATATATGTGCGCGCGTGAGCTTTTTTGTAGGGGCGGCCTGCCTTGTGATTGACAGGTGTCAGCAGCGTTCTCACCCGAGGAAAAAAACTGGCCTTCTTCTCCCGCGATAGGCCGGCGCCACCGCCTTCCGCCTCGTCCAGGAAGCCCTGCAGCACCTccgccttcacacacacacgcacacacacccacacacaaacacacacacacacggtgtcaAGAGAGATGACGACATGCTGTGGCATGCGCGCGTCCCGATGGCGTGAAACATGTCATTGTAGGTTCATGACTGGTCGCTACGTTGGTGGACTGCTAATGAGCAGAAAAGACTCATTAGCCAGATCATTAAAGTCACCCTCCTATCACTTAATTAGATGCGATTGCTTCACTCTAATTACAGCAAAGTTTCACAACCCTGCCATTGACTGTCAGACAATttaggtccttttttttttttggccggcAACGTGAATTCGGCGCGAGGGAGACTGAGACGAGCACGGGTTGGGGATGGCAGACTCAAAGAGGGAGGTCTGTGTCATTGTGGGCGTGATCACGGCTGGCTTCACTTGTGGCAGACGCcgacaaaaacacattcacagagacaaacacaaatacacaggcccaaatgtgcacacatgaattacacagacagacacacgcacacacacacacacacacacacacacacacacacacacacacacacacacacacacacacacacacggacggacTGACCAGGTCATCATTCGTGAGTCGGAAGAGTTTGGGTTGGTCGGGTGCGGCTGGAACCTGCACATCGGCGTCCAACCTTTGACCCCAGCATAGGACTGTCAACAGGGACAGACACACATGGAGGAACAGGAACAATCGCATGCGCTCCAtcacacctgaaaaaaaaatcccagctgactttggactggaacatgtcaaaacacacacacacaaacacacacacacacgcacacacacatcctgtTTTTGTTGTCTCGCTCCTCCAACAAACCTGATTGAAATACTCAGGACGGTCATCAGGCTTGTGCATAGCTTTGAATTAGGTGTGATGGAGCAAACGGGCTGGCCAGAGGTTCCCGAGGACTGGACTTGGGGACCGCTaattcagagattttttttgggagtaGGGGAGTTTGCCAGAGGCTTTTCTGCCAAATGCAAAAGGCAGAGCTCGGATTCGAACCCTGAGCAGAACTGCGAGACAGACGTGCTTCCTGCTTGCCCATTGCCCGACCTCCTGAAAAACAATCAAGCCAAATTCAAAGTTGGAAATTGTCACCTGGCTCTGAGCTGGCagattcttttttcttcttcggttcctccttcttcttgtcTTCTTCTCGCCGTTGTCGTGTGCCGCGGCATTGTGGCACCTTCGCCTTTATgctctcctctccctcctcccacCTTTGTCATTCGTCATGTCGTCACATCAAAAGTGCGCCCGCTTGGGGTCTGGCCGCCCCTTTGATGGATGAAGCTGGTGCTTGCTCCATATTCAACAGGTCGCTGCAAGGTGACCGGACGCCACAGTTGCAGTTCCGACCGGTGGGTCCCGAGGCACTCGTCAAAAGAGCGCTGAATGCCGCGCTGGCTGCGTgtgggcttgttttttttttttttacgtgcctgtgtgtgtgcgtgtgtgtgcttgcacgAGAGGCACAAATAGAAGTTACTCACAAGATGAATAGTAGAAAGAAAAGTCAACCACAAAAGTAAGCTTGAATTTCAGGTTGTGCAGTACCATGTTGTGCCACAAGTTGGCAGCTGGCAGCACTGAGCTCTTGTGGAAGAGATGAAGCATAACTAAGAGCAAGAAGATGTCtgctgtctttgtgtgtgtcttcaaGCAGGAGTTGTTGGAAGGGTTAGACTGAGCCCAATATAGATGCTACTTTCtgttagcccgtctatggcgTTTCAAGTTATATGTTAGCGTGAAGCTAACATGCTCCGGCTGGATGAAAAAAGGGAGTGTGTCTCCCACCGCATGAGCAATAACATCAACACAGGGGCTcccgtgtgccccccccccacactgtgACAGAGGTCAGGGGTCATGTCAAGTCCTTCAAGCCCATTGGGAGAGCACCTGCGACCCATCGCTGCGTCCTGCTGCTTCAAGCAcaagcaagtaaaaaaaaaaaacattttgcgctCATTTGCATGATGTGAATAGGGTGCAAGTTCATGCGACCGAGGTCTGTGTGTTTTCATGA
It includes:
- the cart4 gene encoding cocaine- and amphetamine-regulated transcript 4, which produces MERMRLFLFLHVCLSLLTVLCWGQRLDADVQVPAAPDQPKLFRLTNDDLAEVLQGFLDEAEGGGAGLSREKKASFFPRCDVGERCAMKHGPRIGRLCDCLRGTACNTFFLRCY